The region GATTTAACTTGATTATTACTCCTAAAGCTTTTTTGATGTCTCTTGGTTCTAGTTCTCTGCCTCTAATTGCCAAATTCAAGCTATCGAGTCTTCACTCAAGTGCTGCGTTGAATTAAAAGAGCTTCGACTCTCTCACAAtgatatcaaggtaagttctttTACACAATGACTATCCGAGTAAAGCATGTTCTGTTACTCATTTCAGCCTCCCTGATGTATTGATTAGATGCTTTTGTTATTATTTCCTATATACGTACCTACTTGTTCACGTGCGTGAATTGTCCAGAGTCTCCCGTCGGAGCTGTCTTGTAATAAAAAGCTTCAAAATCTGGACTTGGGAAATAACTTAATCTCTCAATGGTCGGAATTGAAGGTTTGTAGCAacctaaaataatttatttttcccCGAttctatgattttttttcatGGAAATGCATTTtctaggtaaaagtatcatggaggctccTATACtaggagttggattgcattttgccctctatactcaaaaaatgggtaaattagtccctgtatattagatcaaagagcaaactggtcattcttttaaaattttatctatttctattgttaaaatttGGTCATTGTATATTAGCATAAGGCATGTGTGCCACGCCATGTGTCATTGTCTAATTATCCTGATAGTCacaccagtttttaacagtacaagtggatgaatttaacaaaataaccaGTTTGCTCTCtatacagggactaatttgcctattttttgagTGGAGGGatcaaaatgcaatctgactcctagtatagggatctctatggtacttttaccgcGTTTTCTGCTTTGTTTGTTGACTACCAACTGAAAAACAGGCACTGGATTCATTAGTCCATCTGAAGAATCTCAACCTACAAGGAAATCCCATAGCCGAAAAAGATAAATTGGCTAAGAAGTTAAGCATGTTTTGGCtcgtacaatttttttttcttgttttatttgaATATGTGTTTGTTTAGGTTTTTCTCGTCTTAGTCTCTTGATATGATTTCCGGAACAACAATGCTGCAGGTTAAAAGGTTACTGCCTAACTTACACATATTCAATGCAAGACCAATTGATAAAAGCATAAAAAACAAAGAGGGTGATATCGTCAACATTGCTTCGTATAGTTCAGATATTCACATGGAGGAGAAAACAggtcagaaaagaaaaaagaatcccGAATTTCTAGTGTCGGTTGAGAAACAAGACGTTAATCATGATAATAATGCCACTGCTTTTGATACCGAGAAAGAATTgaagaggaaaaagaagaaaggaaacGACAAGCTGTCGACAGAAGTTCCCATTGCTGAGGACGACGTCGTCGttgagaaggaagaaaaaacCGAAGGTCGaacaaaaaggaaggaaaacaaaTGATAAGTTCTCAACTTCAATGCACGAGGATGGTACCACGGGTGAAGAGAAACcgaagaggaagaagaaactaGAGAAACGGGCTGAACTAGACATTATCGACGATGCAGGTGCCTCGTTCTCAGAGCTGTTCGCAATTGATGTTGCTGATCCGATACAGGATGGTAAAAGGAAGATAGTCGATAGAGCCAGTCAAGATACAAAATCGTCTGATAGCTTAGTTACCTACcctgtaaaaaagaaaaaaagtaaacatGCTGTGCTTGCCGAACTTGAGTTGACCTCAGCAATTGAAGTCGGAATGGGTGGCGCGTCAACTTGGGGTGACGAGTGAAGCCGGAATCAAGTTATTTGAGGTCGCTTTGGGTGAATTTTGGTTTAACTTTTATCTTTGCCATTTATGTACTAGTTTTTCTTTTACGAAAATAAAAAAGGTATTTTTAGCCAGTTCAAAAATttcttcaaatatatattattattatagatGAGGTATGCTTATTAGTAGAGTTGTTCATAGCTGAGTCGGGTTCGGGCTAAGTTTATGGATGATATAAACATACTTTATTTGATATAAATTACACTATATTTTGTTTAAGCTCATCCATATTTTTAAACGATTAACTTAAACATGTTTTAGACTCgtccatatttttttaaaaatgctattttttaatttaacttttcatatttcatatggtttttttattaatatttcaaatttagaCATCTGTATTGTATTATTATacatttagttttagttttatttgatataaattacataatatatataaaaatataaaacaggtaGTGCTCAAGCATAGCACGAATTTCAGacaatcttatttttttaatcaagttCATTTTTCAATTATAACTCAATCCTCCCCATTCAATTCATTGATCATAATTTGTAGGTTAAATTCTGGTATTAATCCTTGTACTTCATAGAAGTTATGAAAatagtccttatattttaatttgatcaattttaatctttgtgctttttaaactttaaattttgagttcCCATCAAACGTTAATTATTATATATCAAGTtatgctatttttaaaatttgatgtgtcaaacatattattatatgtgtaatgttatatcaatttattattttcatatattacttaTTACAAATCAAGTTAATAGATTAACGATTGTCATTTGcgttaatattaaaattttaaaatttgaaaaatacaaggaCTTAGAATAATCCAATTGAAGAGTATGAACTAACTCTACAATTTTTCATATGGTACAtgattagtaattgaatttaactaacAAATTTAATCGTTTTTGTttggttaggactaaaattttaaaaattaaaagtacatagattaaaattaataaaataaagtataatgactaaatccaAAATTTCTACAAAGTATAAAGACTAATGGTAAATTTAACCTAATTTGAAACCATCGTCAAATAGATCCAATCGAAGTATCTAACCTACACTAAAACCTTGTTATGATGTATGATAAAAGACTCTCGATTTGTAAATTGAATAAGCAAAATCCAATAACAATAACACCCATCCAGGGACCAATTACAATAGCCATTTTTGTACctaatcataaaattataaattttagagaatcatttttagaaaaatatttttgacgAGTTGTGAGATCTCAAAAGGCAAGATTTTGCGTCTTTTGGTCACAAAACACATTCctaatacataaattaattactacgataaaaatttaacttttaacacCCCCGATCTGGTTTAAGAGTTTTGACTAAGTCTAAGGCGTTATATTGATCACTGAAGTGATCCAGTAAAACTGCTCTTTTGCCTGAGTTGATTTGTACGAAAACTGTTCTTTTGCTTGAGTTGGTTTGTATGAAAACCGCtcttttgtttttaataaaacattcATTAGTTAAActatttttacttattaaatgaattacaaaatttattaatttgaagTTTTGGGAAAATCGGTTAAGGCTAAAAATACTTATCAAAACTTAAGGTATTGGTAAAGCAACGGAAAACATTACCAAGAATAATAGTTTTCTAAATCAAATAGCATGTAATTATTAGAGTATTAACTAAGTAACATGATTAAAATTAATAAGCTAAACAATCTCAAACCTAagatataaaagaaagaaataattaataattacaaacccaaaacaattaaggtaaattttaatgaaaactttaaaataataataaaagaaaaacgaGCTGTTAGTTCGAGGTTCCTCTGATGCCATTCTGGGTCCTAGTTCTCTGCGTTACTTGAAATGTAAGAAAAATGGGAGTAAATGAcaactcagtgtgagtctaatTTTTAAATCACTACTTATAATCATACAAATGGTGAATCATTCACTTTATAGCAACATAGCAATTAAGCATAATGTAGGGAACAATCAATAAATCAATGCATGAACAGATTATACTAATGATGCAATGTAATTATGATTTCAAGTTCCCACCAATCCATCGTATTCGCCCTTGAGCATTGCTCGACACACCAAAACACATGTTAAAAATTGACTATCCTGGATTTTCCTGTGACAATGGGTGTTCACTTGTCATCTATGATGATGACTTTTACTACAATAACTTACCATCCTGGTTTTGACGGCTTTTTAACATGTCATCCCGGTTTATCCAATTTTGATGACATTGCCACCTACTTCATGTAGTATTGACTTTCGGTGTGGACTTAATTTGCCATTTTCTCTTACGGAACTCCTTCGTCCTCCAAACccaatttcatttaattatacACATATACTTAGCATATCATGCTATTTATCATCAATTGACGCTATGTTTGTCCAACATATTCAATATTTCATACTATCATTTAATGGCATGTAATCATGCaatcattcatattcaatttctTATATATACAATTTCTTCATTCAAACTAAAAACTTGTAACGGTATATTGATATTAGATTGTTTATCATGCTTGTTTGACTAACACTTACATAACAATTTCTCATAGAGGGTTCGCACGTATAGGGTTTGCCCATCTAGGGTTCGCATGTTTAGGGGGTCTATACATCTAAGGTTCACATGTATAGGGTTTGCACGTCTAGGATTCGCACATAAAGAGTTCGCACTTAAGGGTTTGCACAAGTAAGCATACGGGGTTCACATAGTAAACCAAGTAGGGTTCGCATGTTTAGACATGTAAGGTTCACATATTAAAACAAGTAGGGTTCACATGGCAAAACAAATAGGGTTAGCATGTTAAACATGTAAGGTTTCGTGAAAATATATACTAAGAGATCGCATGTTAAATCCTACATGGTTTTGGATATGGGTTCTCATACATGTGTTCGCACATATCAATTACGGTTTGCCTAAAGGGGTTTGCATACGGGGGGTTTTCCTATACAAATTACTTACTTtctaatatttcaattaattaaacaCAATGATTTAAGTTTAGATCTCACATCTAATTTGaagacacaaaaaaaaaaaacttaactcaGATGAGGAGATCGACGATCTATTGGGAGGAGAGGGACGATTTTGAAAACCTTGAAATCTTTTGGTTGAAAATTGACTTGGTAATGGAGGAGAATAGGATGAACTGTGAAAGATTCTCTCGATAAAAAATTCTAGGGTTTGAAAAGATTTTCTATTTATAAAACTCTTTTTCCATAATTGAAATAGGTTTAGGAAATCATGTAGAATTAGGATTGATTTAAATTAAGGACTAAAAAAACAACTTTTGGGCTGAACTAGTTGGAAAATTCGCTACTTTATgaagtaaaaataagaaaataaaatattctggCTAAAAGACGCACAAGGGGTTTTGAAATTAGGACCTAAGCAAACACTACAACTTAACCATTAAACCAACAAACTCATTATTCTTAATTtcttatcaaaaataatttttaaaaagcaTTCTAAACTCTCTTACCCTgcgcttaaaaaaataaaaaaagaaatttatcccTATTTCTTCTAGCCCTATTTTTAGGACGTGACAACCAATAAAAATCGTAAAATAAAACATAGACAGGCTTAATTACAAGCTCTTCAATGTAAGAAAGAATTTACTTTGCTCTATATCAAATTTCCCGATACTTAGTCTTTATTTACCCTCAAGTACACAAACAAATCAACAAGAAACATATACAAAGAGGGCAGCCAAGAACTAAAACTTGTGTCAATATATGTATAGCTTGGTGGATGAATTATTTAATGCATTGATAATACCTAGTAGGaccctatatatatatacctacagTATCCATAAGTAGTTGTACCATCTACTAATAAATGCAAAATatgtagaaatatatttttatcctatatactatataaaaatacataataaaatatttatattataaaaagggtaaattcacctgttaaatttttttattttaggtatttaaaataataaatttacaatttaggcACTCACGTTACATAGTTTGCTCATTTTGATCACTCTTGTTAAGATCACAAACGGTAAGCTGATGTAGCAGTTAAATAAATCTattcaataataaatttagccctccaaTTTTACATAttgtatcaatttagtcataatttttaaaaaaatgaacccTCAAAATATacaaatggactcaatttacataattattttcaaaaaatataacaataaatttgaatttgaattaatattaatattaatatgaaattgtaaactttttattttgagtacctaaaaaaaattatagttggaTGATTATctgtgtagtttaccctataaaAGAATAATGAAAAGAGTGAAATAACttaatataaatgtgtgaaaatgtGGGTAAAAATGGCAGACtggaaaaaatattattaatatatcattaagATTTTTATGTACTTCCACTGTTGAATTAGTATCAAActcaataaaagacttaaaaaaatagttagatataaatagatttatatattatatctaatATTCTAAAGATATTATatataaatgatgaaatatttatataaaatgtttttaagataattttatttaaaggaataataattattaatataacctTAATTGAGCTAAAATTCACCAAATTGGACCATATATAAGTTgactaattgagttggtgtcacgagttaaCTTGACACTAGTTCAGTTgagaaattactaaaatgcctttactttaaaagaggtaattaatatatttataaatatatttttatcttttcatatttttattcaatattcaaataaaacaactaaaaaaaacattatttggggccgattgaatcttaactcgattggcatggGCATTGTGGCCAATATAGGAGGACATAGGTTCGAGTgtattgaagcgcattatccttttatttatgggttgagagAGAGACTATTATTTAGGAATCAGACACAAGATCAACAAATTCATATAGAAATCTCTTAGTGTGGCCTTGCCCCTCAATATggtaaatttatctttttatgtcCCTCAATAAGTCTtcacttttagaagtttttatcTGCTCTTGTAGCATACTTTTTAGTCTTTCTTATGCATGTAGTCTTGATTTTGCAAGCGGTTTTAGAGACAATTTTATCAccgtcctctctagtttggtggaTACTCAATATTTTTTCCGTTTTTCCCACCACTTTGGTGGAGACTTAGTTCTTTTGCTGATTTTTACCCACTGCTTTGAACTATCTAGCGATGAGTTTCTTATcatattaagtgcttgcaatcactcaAAATATATAGTGCCTGGGTTGTGACAAAACCAATTCTCAACATACCATAATGTTCTATTAATGCTGAAACTGGAGCCTTTGTGTTGATGGAGTTTATCCTTCATTGCATACGATAATTATTTGTTGTTTTTCATTCCAAATTGTATGGTCCATTCATGCAATGAATTAATAAAGGTCCATTCATGcaatgaattaatgaattatctttttaaaaaagtattaacTTTagtttttcataatataatatgaaattaattattttattattaaataaatgaaaataattctgaaaaatatttgaaattttgaaataattgttAAAGTGGACcaatatttaaaaactaaatattgcacattaatataataattaaaaaagggtaaattatattattagtcactaaattatgggtaagttttcattttagtcactaaactattcaaaagttttcattaagTCACTGAGCTATTAAAATCAATGCTATATGGGTTTCTTTGTTCACACAACCTGCATTaagatattaataaaaaataaatatcaaaattatacataagaCTTTAATTTAACGTGTAATattatacatgaaatttgattttatacgattttatacatgaaagtttgattgatttaattttcacaagTCACTAACAATATTGTCGAATTAGTATCATTTTACGTTGATATattacaccaaattaaagttcatatatcaaattacacattggACCAatattcatgtataaatttgatatttatcccttaaaataaataaatctactTATATCAAAATAGTCAAATTATCAACTCCATTGCCATTATGTTAAGTTGGTTAAAGgaaaacataatataattattaatttttggttaaaatattctCTAAGTCCTTGTACTATTCACACATTTGGACTCAATTCATCTACgtttattttcaggaatttagCCCCTCTacctttcatattttaaaattcaggtctaATAGCTAACTCCAACTAAATTCAATTGAATTCgctggtgtgacattttgaaataaaaataactcACTTTATaatcatgtaacaaaaaaaaagaggttttaatgatctttaatttaacaaaagaattttaacaatgttTTAATGATTAGACTAATATTTTTAAATCCGAAAAATAAAGGggataaatttcttaaaataaaaataagggactaaattttaaatgtataaagAGTACGAAGACttaagcatattttaacctaaatttttaatggtttttaaaaagataaaatgaatgatgaaaataaaaaccTATTAATGGGGTGACGAAAATAAGTTACAAATTCTGAATTGCATTTATCTTATATATGAACGTGCATATTTATGGTAGGGACTTGAGACTTGAGAGTTTAAACCCTACAGTTTACACTTAAATGTGCtacctattttttttttcttttttttggtacGTAAATGTGGTAAATATTAAAGTCacgaaaaagttaaaattttaaaataattattgtaaTATCATAATAGAAATTTTATCATACTTGTATGTGTgtgaaaacaataaatttttttatataaaataaaacaattacacATTAACTGTCGTATCTAAATCTCTGGATGTAGAGTTCTCTCTTTGTAATTGATCTGCTACCACTAAAGGAATATTTTGAAAAACATGGAGACCAACAGGAAATTGCTTCATCAAGCCGGCAAGAGTATGTGCAGTCGTATTAGCCTCCCTCGAGATATATTAGATCTCTACCTTCCATTGTCTTCGACacaattcaataattattgtaGTTAAGCCTCTATTCAGTTGAACTTGAAATCTACCTTGAATAGATTCAATAGCAAGAACACAATCTGTTTCTACGATGATGTTTTTCCATTTTGTCTTTTATGTATATTGGAGACCATCATAAATAGCCCATAGCTTGACTTACTCAATGTTGTATCTCCCAATGtttgttcttttttatatatatatatataaacatacataTTATTATCTTATTTCCCACTTTATACACCTTGAAATTGGGCGCTTTAAAGGCTTGTTTACCCCAAaggttaatttatttttattcattattttctctccctttttttgtttgtttgtttattttaattatgattgttcagtacctatgtctataaaaaaaaggtgaaaaaaaCAACAACGTGTCGAAGTCCAAACCAAGGTTTGAAGCTCAACTCAACAAGTAAAACACCAGCTAGAGGGTCACCGAGCATGTCAGTTTCTCCCCAGGAAATATCGCCAGAAAACTCATGCTTGTCTTCGGAACCCGGAGATGAAAAGGAGGAGTCGGAGTCGGTGGTGACGATGCGGTGCCGTCCTGAAGTAACGTCGATGCTGCTAGTGGGATGTCCTCGTTgtctcatgtatgttatgttaTCCAAAGTTGAACCTAAATGCCCTAAATGTAAGAGCACTGTcttgcttgattttcttgatGAAGAGACTGCTAAATGGGCAAGCAATTGAATGAAGGGAAGTTTCTAGGGTTTTAGTTTTTTTCGGGGAATACGGTACTGTAAGGGTTGCAGATATCGAAGGTCAAACTTATTGACTTTATGGAATGTGAAGTTGTTAAGTATGATTACGTGAACTAATTGAAATAAATCCCAGATTCTagggttttttttgtttgtttgaagTTCTATgttaatcttatatttttattggtCAAATTATAGTTATAGTCCCTATAGCTTTAATTCCACATAATTTTATTTCTGTACTTTATAATCTTATTAGTGTTTTGAATTAATTTAAgtaaacataatttttaatatatatatttacgaataatgttacttgttaatcatgtgatttttttaatgtgataaattgaatataaatataaataaatacaaatagtaTATAGGGATAATGATAAATATAGCTTCTAacgtttacattttttttaccaatttgaccattattctttttttttttgagttaaatttggcCATTAgccttttaaaaagagtcaaatcacTTTTCTTTAAATTGAAATGTCGAGTAAAACAAATCTATTTTAACAATGTTGGTCTGGTAAACCGCGTCGTAGTCCATGTATACTTAATGTTGACATgacactatttattttatatgtcacattaacaaataatttaaaattttataaaaaaatttaaaaataacatg is a window of Gossypium hirsutum isolate 1008001.06 chromosome D08, Gossypium_hirsutum_v2.1, whole genome shotgun sequence DNA encoding:
- the LOC107891649 gene encoding protein phosphatase 1 regulatory subunit 7; this translates as MARLTKEHVLKDENTHDPATITSLSLSHKALSDVSCLAEFENLERLDLAFNNLTSLQGLKSCVNLKWLSVVQNKLQTLEGIEGLTKLTVLNAGKNKLRSMEEVKPLVNLRALILNDNEIVSIRGLDDMKDLNTLVLSRNPMTEIGNSLVKLKSITKFSASNCQIQAIESSLKCCVELKELRLSHNDIKSLPSELSCNKKLQNLDLGNNLISQWSELKALDSLVHLKNLNLQGNPIAEKDKLAKKVKRLLPNLHIFNARPIDKSIKNKEGDIVNIASYSSDIHMEEKTGQKRKKNPEFLVSVEKQDVNHDNNATAFDTEKELKRKKKKGNDKLSTEVPIAEDDVVVEKEEKTEGRTKRKENK
- the LOC121220123 gene encoding uncharacterized protein, yielding MHEDGTTGEEKPKRKKKLEKRAELDIIDDAGASFSELFAIDVADPIQDGKRKIVDRASQDTKSSDSLVTYPVKKKKSKHAVLAELELTSAIEVGMGGASTWGDE